A genomic segment from Capra hircus breed San Clemente chromosome 7, ASM170441v1, whole genome shotgun sequence encodes:
- the LOC102176231 gene encoding sperm-associated acrosin inhibitor-like has translation MSFFSSWIKAIFIIGLAFPLYSETAFVPSGEIRKRPECNVYKDQLHFCTKEKDPVCATNGQTYSNKCNFCSKKLENRGNFDFSHWGRCC, from the exons ATGTCCTTCTTCTCATCATGGATCAAAGCTATTTTCATCATTGGTCTGGCATTTCCACTTTATTCTG AAACTGCTTTTGTACCTTCTGGAGAAATTCGCAAAAGG CCAGAATGTAACGTGTATAAGGATCAATTACACTTTTgcacaaaagaaaaagatccaGTCTGTGCAACGAATGGCCAAACATACTCCAATAAATGCAATTTCTGCAGTAAAAAGCT agaaaacagaggaaattTTGATTTCAGTCATTGGGGTCGTTGTTGCTGA